The Sulfitobacter sp. SK011 genome contains the following window.
CTTTGCCGGGTCCAAAGACCGCGCCGCCATACGCGATCACGTGTTCGATGTTTTGCGCACCCGGAAAACAGCGGCGTACTACGGCGGGTCTGACACTGCGCGCGCCTTGATGATCGGGCTTCTGCACCACCAGCGTGCTGATATTGCGTCCCTTTTTGACGCACAAGGTCATGCGCCGAGCCCCTTGAGCGAGGCCGAAGCCAATTTTCCCGACCCACCAACCGATCCGCAAATTCTGTGGAACCTGCCGGATTGGGTGATCCCGCTTTTTCAGACCTCACTGGGTGATGGTGCTGCCGCCGCAGCCCTTGCACTGCAAAGCCGCGCGCCGATCACTTTGCGGGTCAATCTCGCAAAAATTACCCGCGCAGAGGCTCAGGAAATGCTGCGCGAACAGGGGATTGAAACAACTGACAATCCATTGGCAAATTCGGCCCTCACGGTGAATCAAGGCGCGCGTCAGATACGCAATTCTGCAGCTTATTCAGAGGGTTATGTTGAGTTGCAGGACGCCGCCAGCCAAGCGGTTGTGGCGGCGCTGCCAAGGGGCGGCAAAGTGCTTGATTATTGCACCGGCGGCGGTGGCAAGGCGCTGGCTTTGGCGATGGATACAAGCCGACAGGTTTTTGCCCATGATATCGACACGAGCCGCATGGCTGACCTGCCAACCCGGACGGCACGCGCCGCCGCTGGCGTGGTGCAGGTTGAAACTGACGATCTAAGCACGCATGCCCCCTATGACGTGGTGCTCTGTGATGCGCCCTGTTCAGGGTCGGGCGCATGGCGCCGCGCAGCCGAAGGGAAATGGATCCTGACTCCGGATCGGTTGCAGTCTCTTACCCAAATACAGGATGGCATCCTGGACAAGGCGGCCGCTTTGACAGCCCCGAACGGCGTTCTGGCCTATGCCACCTGTTCAGTCTTCAAGTCCGAGAACGAAGACCGCGTTGATGCCTTTCTTGCCCGGAACCCGGGATGGCAGACGGTGTTTTCACACCGCTATGCGGTTGATGATCACGGCGACGGCTTTTTCACAGCACACTTGACCCGAGCGTAACGCTGCGCATACTCAACCAAAGCGTGTAAAGTTTGCCTTGGTTAAAGGCTGATTAACCCTTAGTGCGCGTAACTGTTGGTAAGATTCGCGTAGATCGGGGACGGCTTTGCATAAAGAAACCAGCCAGGAAAATGAGCCGCCGCACGTCGTGCCGAAGACTTATGGTCGGGTCAGGATTCTATTCTTGCTAGCCTTTGTCCTTGGAATATTTGCGATTGTTGCTCCTTTCAGAACGGCCACCTTGGGTCTGACTGCAAGCGCTGCGGCCTTGTTCACAGCAGCGGTGGTCACGCAATTCTTGTCTGGCCTCCGAGACCGCAAGCAAAGCAATGTGTTTGATGTGGTTGCGGATTTCATCGAGAAAGACACCGCACCCGGCATTGTGGCAACCGGTGACGGGCGGGTCATTTCGCAAAATGCTGCTGCAAAAGCCCAGTTCAAGGCGGCCAACAGCCAGACACTTGCCAAGGTTCTGGACACCCAGTTTGCCAATCCCGGTGGCATCTTGTTCCGCCTTCAAGCGCGCGCAGCGGCGAATGGTGCCGCCCGCGAAGACATCCTCACCCGCAGCGGTCACATACGGTTGTCCGTCCATGAAATGGGGCCTGACGGCTATGTCTGGCGAATCGAGCAGATTGCCGAACGTCAGGCACCGCGCAATGCGGGTGACGGTGTGCAATTGCCGATGCTGATGGCGGGGCGCGGGGATGTGATCTTGTTCATGAATGATGCGGCGCGCCTGCTGATGGGCGCGCGGGTCAAATCCCTCGACCGGGTCTTTACCGCGCTGCCTGTTGTGCCCGGTACCCCGATCGAAATTACCACTGCCGAGGGCCCCAAAATGGCGCTTGTTGCTGAGGTTCCGGCGGGGGCCGGGCGCAGGGCGCTTTATCTGCTACCCGCCCCCGATGGTCAGGACGTCGGCAAAGGCTGGCAGGTTTTTCAGGAATTGCCGGTCCCGATGATCAAGGTGGCCCCCGATGGGGCGGTTTTGTCGTTCAATCGGATGGCTGCCAAGCTGATCGGTGTATCGCTGAGCACCGATGTCCATCTGTCGCAGTTGATGGAGGGGCTGGGGAGGTCCATATCAGATTGGCTGAGCGACACATTGGCAGGCAGGTCCGTTCAGAAGTCCGAATTTTTGCGCCTGTCACGCACCGATCGCGAAGTTTTTGTGCAAGTCACGCTGAACCGCATTACTGAGGAGGGCAAACAGGCCCTGATCGCCGTCCTGCATGACGCGACCGAATTGAAATCCCTTGAAGCGCAATTTGTGCAAAGCCAGAAAATGCAGGCCATTGGCCAGTTGGCCGGGGGCGTTGCGCATGATTTTAATAACCTTCTGACGGCAATTTCGGGCCATTGCGATCTTTTGTTGTTACGACACGATCAGGGCGATCCGGACTATGGCGATCTTGTCCAGATCAACCAGAATGCCAACCGCGCGGCCGCGCTGGTCGGTCAGTTGCTGGCGTTTTCGCGCAAACAGACATTGCGGCCGGAAACGCTTGATATGCGCGACACGCTTGCGGATCTCACCCATCTGCTTAACCGGCTCGTCGGCGAAAAAGTGACCCTGACGCTCAGCCATGATCCGGTGCTCAAACCGATCCGCGCCGACAAACGGCAGTTGGAACAGGTCTTGATGAACCTCGTCGTCAATGCGCGCGATGCGATGCCTGCGGGTGGCGAGATCAGGATCATCACCGAATGCACCAAGCTGTCAGAACCATTGGTGCGCGACCGGGTAACCGTCCCTGCGGGGCAATATGTAACCGTTCAGGTCAACGATGATGGTGTCGGTATCCCGCCTGATAAACTGCAAAAAGTGTTTGAGCCGTTTTTCACGACCAAACGCACGGGCGAGGGCACAGGTCTGGGCCTTTCGACCGCATATGGGATCGTGAAACAGACTGGCGGCTTCATTTTCGCGGATTCCACACTGGGGATTGGGACGTCTTTTACGCTGTATTTCCAGGTGCTTGATGTGCAGCCACCCGAGGTGAAACCGGTGATCGCAAAAGCACCGCGCAGCGCCCCGAAACATGCTGATGGCGTCATACTGCTTGTCGAAGACGAGGCCCCGGTGCGCGCCTTTGCCAGCCGCGCTTTGCGCCTGCGCGGCTACACTGTTCTGGAGGCTGACTCAGCCGAGGCGGCCTTGAAAACCCTAGAAGATGAAAGCCTGAACATCGACGTCTTTGTCACGGATGTGGTTATGCCCGGCATGGACGGCCCCAGCTGGGTCCGCGAGGCGCTCAAAGACCGGCCTGATGTCAGAGTGGTGTTTGTATCGGGCTATGCCGAGGATAGTTTTGGCGAGGAACAGACCAAAATCCCAAATTCAGTGTTCCTGCCCAAACCGTTTTCCCTAAATGATCTTACCGACACGGTTCATCAACAGCTTCACTAAGGTCCTGACCCTGGACTTCAACCGATGCTGTCATAAAGCGCAAATTCATCCGCAAACTTGCGTTTGAACCGCATTTCAACATCCGCTGACAAGTTCAGGTCCATCTGCGGCGAGACATTTTCCTGGGTGAGGGACAATTCAACGTGCAGCCGCTCTTTCAGGAACGCCTGCAAGCGCGGCTGATCTTCATATCGAAAATAATGGGTAATCCCGGTGCCGTTGGGCTGGCTTTTCATAAAGTTAAGCTGGCTGCCAACATCTGCAAATCCCGGTTTGTCACCCTTCATATAGGCCAGCACAAATTCATCGAAACTGATCCCGAAGGTGTTGTTTGGTTTGTCTTTCATGAAGGGTCGCTGCCGATAGCGATACCAGCTGCCCAACCATGACACCGGTTCGCGCATTACCGCCATAAGCTCAAGCTCTGCATCGCACACTTTGAGAAACATCGGACGAATGAATCGATTATAGCGATAGACCGGCGCGTGTTTCAGCATTGGTGGTTCAGAGATCACCATATCGGCACGCGGGGCCAATGCCATCTCATAGGCAGTCGTCCCGGTTTTTGGCATCGACAAAAAGGCCAGACGTTCCTTAAAAAAAACCAGCACTTAGCGACCACTCCTGCGTCAAACGACATCACGTGAGTTTGTAAACTACTTCTTAACCTTGATGGGAAAAAGATAGGCAATGAAATAATTTGGTTGAAATGTTCTCCTTTTGATCTCATAAGGAACATTAGAAGAACAAAAATCGAGCGGCCCATCGGCGATTGTAGCGGGAGGTCCACTGTGACACTAAGGGAATAGGCAACATGGCAACGGCAGATCTTTTGACAATGGACAGCAAGAAAAACGCGGAAAAGCAAAAGGCGCTCGACAGCGCACTGGCACAGATTGAACGTCAGTTCGGCAAAGGCTCCATCATGAAGCTGGGGGCTGAGGGTGCTATTCAGGACATCACCGCAAGCTCAACCGGATCGCTGGGCCTTGACATCGCGCTTGGCATTGGCGGTCTGCCGATGGGGCGGATCATCGAGATTTACGGCCCTGAATCATCAGGTAAAACCACGCTGACGCTGCATTGCATCGCAGAACAGCAAAAGGCCGGTGGCGTCTGTGCATTTGTGGACGCGGAACATGCGCTTGACCCGCAATATGCAAAGAAACTTGGCATCGACATTGACGAGTTGCTGATTTCGCAACCCGACACCGGCGAACAGGCGCTCGAAATCACCGACACGCTGGTGCGGTCTGGTGCCGTCAACATGGTTGTGGTCGATTCCGTGGCCGCCCTGACACCCAAGTCAGAGTTGGAAGGCGACATGGGCGACAGCAGCGTCGGTGTTCAGGCCCGCCTGATGAGCCAGGCCATGCGCAAGCTGACCGGTTCGATCAGCCGGTCCAACTGCATGGTGATCTTCATTAACCAGATCCGTATGAAAATCGGCGTTATGTTCGGCTCGCCTGAGACGACAAGTGGCGGCAACGCGTTGAAATTCTATTCCTCTGTCCGGCTTGATATTCGCCGGATTGGTGCGCTCAAGGACCGCGACGAGGTGGTCGGCAACGCAACCCGCGTCAAGGTTGTGAAAAACAAGGTCGCAGCCCCCTTCAAGCAGGTCGAGTTTGACATCATGTACGGCGAAGGCATCTCAAAGATGGGCGAATTGCTTGATCTGGGTGTCAAAGTGGGTGTGGTCGACAAATCGGGTTCATGGTTCAGCTATGGCGACGAACGCATCGGGCAGGGCCGTGAAAACGCCAAACAGTTCCTGAAGGACAACGAGGCGATGGCGATGGAGATCGAAGACAAGATCCGTGCCGCGCATGGCCTTGATTTCAACGGCTCCGAGAAAGAAGATATCGATATTCTTGAGGCATAAAGCCACTTTGACCGGGTTCAAATTCACTCCGGTGCCAATTTTGATCAGTACCATTAAAGGGCGTCCCACAACGGGGCGCCTTTTTCGTGCGGTCAGGCTGTGGACAGCGCGGGGTGCCAAGGGTATTTGAATGCCGATACTTGCCCCGGAAGGCCCAGACATGAAGACCCTTAACGACATCCGATCCACCTTTTTGACCTACTTCGAAAAGCAGGGCCATTCCGTCCAGCCCTCTGGCCCCCTTGTGCCGCGCAATGACCCGACCCTGATGTTTGCCAATTCGGGGATGGTGCAGTTTAAAAACCTGTTCACCGGGCTTGAAACCCGAGACTACAATCGCGCCACGACCGCCCAGAAATGCGTCCGTGCAGGGGGCAAGCACAACGATCTGGACAATGTCGGATACACAGCGCGCCATCACACGTTTTTTGAGATGCTGGGCAACTTCAGCTTTGGCGACTATTTCAAAGCTGACGCGATTGCCTTTGCCTGGGAACTGCTGATCAAAGACTTCGGGATCGACCCCACGCGGCTGCTGGTGACGGTGTACCACACGGATGATGAAGCTGCCGATATCTGGAAAAAGGTCGCAAACCTGCCCGATGAACGGATCATCCGCATTGCCACGGATGACAATTTCTGGCGGATGGGCCCGACCGGGCCCTGCGGACCATGCACTGAAATTTTCTATGATCATGGCGATCATATTCCCGGTGGCCCTCCGGGCAGCCCGGACGAGGACGGGGACCGGTTCATCGAGATCTGGAACATCGTTTTCATGCAGAATGAACAATTCGCCGACGGCACGATGCGCCCACTCGACATGCAGTCCATCGACACCGGGATGGGGCTGGAACGGATTGGTGCGCTGCTGCAGGGCAAGCATGACAACTACGACACGGATCTGTTCCGCAGCCTGATTGAGGCAAGCGGCCATGCATTGGGCGTTGATCCGTTTGGGACCGGCAATGTGCATCACCGGGTGATCGCGGATCATCTGCGCTCCACCTCGTTTCTGATTGCCGATGGGGTGATGCCTGCAAATGACGGGCGGGGATATGTGCTGCGCCGTATCATGCGCCGCGCCATGCGGCACGCGCATTTGTTAGGGGCCAAAGATCCGCTGATGTACAAATTGGTGCCCGCACTCGTGCAACAGATGGGGTCCGCCTATCCGGAGCTTGGCAGGGCACAGGCCTTGATCACCGAGACGCTTGAGCTGGAGGAAACGCGGTTCAAGACGACGCTGGAACGGGGCCTGAAGCTGCTTGAAGACGAGGTCAGCGCCCTGCCTGACGGCGCGGTTCTGCCTGGCGATGCCGCCTTCAAGCTATATGACACATTCGGTTTCCCGCTGGACCTGACGCAGGACGCATTGCGCGAACAGGGGCGCGGCGTGGACACGGCAGGGTTTGACACGGCCATGGCCGCCCAAAAGGCCAAGGCCCGCGCGGCATGGTCCGGATCGGGTGAAGCGGCCGATGCGACCGTGTGGTTTGATGTCGCCGACAGACACGGCACCACCGATTTTCTGGGGTATGACACCGAGACGGCGGAAGGTCAGATTGCGGCGATCATCCTGGATGGGGCCATCGCCGGCAAAGCGTCAAAAGGCGACAGCGTGCAGATTGCCCTGAACCAGTCGCCGTTCTATGCCGAATCCGGCGGGCAGGTGGGTGATACTGGCGTGATCAAGACCGAAACCGGGACGGTCAACGTAACAGATACGCGCAAGACCGCAGGCGTCTTTGCCCATATCGGTCAGGTGATTGAAGGCGAGGTTGAGCCCGGTCAGGATGCCGTTCTGACCGTTGATCACGCGCGGCGCACCGCCATCCGTGCCAACCACTCGGCGACGCATCTGCTGCACGAGGCCCTGCGCGGTGTATTGGGTGAGCATGTGGCGCAGCGCGGATCCCTGAACGCCGCAGACCGTTTGCGTTTTGATTTCAGCCATACAAAGGCGATGCTTCCGGATGAATTGACCAAGGTTGAGCGCGAAGTGAACGCGTATATCCGTCAGAACGCGCCGGTTGAAACCCGCATCATGACCCCGGACGATGCCCGCGCGCTGGGGGCGCAGGCGCTCTTTGGTGAAAAATACGGTGATGAAGTGCGCGTGGTGTCGATGGGTCAGCAGGCCGGGTCAGGCAAGGGGGCAGACAAGACCACCTATTCACTGGAATTGTGCGGCGGAACCCATGTGCGCCAGACCGGCGATATCGGGGCATTTGTCCTGCTCGGTGACAGTGCCATCAGCAATGGTGTGCGCCGGATCGAAGCGCTGACCGGTGCCGACGCAATGATGTGGCTGCGCGATCAGCAGGCAGCATTGCAGCGCGTTTCCGAGGCGCTCAAGACCTCTGTAACGGACGTGCCCGATCGGGTGCGCGCCTTGATTGAGGAACGCAAATCGCTCAGCAACGAAGTCGCGCAACTGCGCCGCGAACTGGCAATGTCGGGTGGCGGTGCCGCACCGGTTGAGGCGCGCGACATCGGTGGGGTCAAATTCATCGCTCAGGTCCTGACAGGCGTGACGGGCAAGGATTTGCCGGCGCTGGTGGATGAACATAAGGCGAAACTGGGGTCAGGCGTGGTGCTGTTGATTGCGGATGCGGGCGGCAAAGCTGCCGTGGCATCCGGTGTCACAGACGATCTGACGGGCCGCATTTCCGCTGTTGATGTTCTCAAGGCGGCGGTGGCCGAACTGGGCGGCAAGGGCGGTGGTGGCCGACCTGACATGGCGCAAGGCGGTGGTCAAAGCGCTGAAAACGCACAAGCGGCAATTGCCGCTGCTGAAACCATTCTGAAAGGATAGACCAATGGGCGCACTCTGGATTGCACATGTGACCGTCACCGACGAAGAAGCTTACAAGAAATACGCCGCCGGGGCGACCGTTGCGATTGCCGATCACGGCGGCGAATTTATTGCACGTGGCGGGCGGTTTGTTCAGCTTGAAGGCAAGCCGCGTCCACGTAATGTGGTGGCACGGTTTCCCGATGTCGAAACAGCCGAGAAATGTTATCATTCAGATGCTTATCAGGCGGCTTTAAGCCATGCCCGTGGCGCTTCGGAACGTGAATTGATGATCATCGAGACCAGCGAGTAAGCATTTTCCCCAGTCTTCTGGAAACCCAGCCCTTGGGGCTATTGAGGGGGCAAAAGCCCCCTCAACCCAAAATACATCAGCTCGCTTTGGACATCCGCTTGCGCTCATGCGGATCCAGATAGCGCTTGCGCAACCGGATTGCATTGGGCGTGACTTCGACCAGTTCATCATCGTCGACATAGGCAATTGCCTGTTCCAGCGACAAAGTGACGGGTGTGGTCAAACGGACGGCTTCATCAGTCCCAGAGGCTCGCACGTTGGTCAGTTGCTTGCCCTTCAGCGGGTTCACTTCCAGATCATTCTCACGGCTGTGTTCGCCAATGATCATGCCCTGATAGACATCCGTCTGCGCACCGATGAAGAATTTGCCACGATCTTCGAGCTTCCAAAGCGCATAAGAAACCGCTGTGCCATTTTCCATTGAGATCAGGACCCCGGCACGGCGGCCCGGAATCGGCCCCTTGTGCGGTGCCCAGGTGTGAAAGACCCGGTTCAGAACGCCCGTGCCACGGGTGTCGGTCAGGAATTCACCGTGATAGCCGATCAACCCACGCGAGGGCACATGGGCGACGATGCGGGTCTTGCCAGCACCGGCTGGCTTCATTTCGACCAGCTCGCCTTTGCGGGGGCCGGTGATCTTTTCGATCACGGCACCTGAGTATTCGTCATCCACGTCAATTGTGGCTTCTTCGATGGGCTCATGACGCACGCCGTCAATATCACGGAACAACACCTGCGGGCGCGAGATCGACAGCTCAAACCCTTCGCGGCGCATGTTTTCGATCAACACGCCCATCTGCAATTCGCCGCGGCCTGCAACTTCGAACGCTTCGCCGCCAGGGGTGTCGCTGATCTTGATCGCGACGTTTGATTCCGCCTCTTTCATCAGCCGCTCACGGATGACGCGCGATTGAACTTTCTTGCCGTCACGGCCTGCCAATGGGCTGTCGTTTATGCCAAAGGTCACGGTGATGGTTGGCGGGTCAATCGGTTGCGCGGGCAGGGCGTCTGTCACCGATTGCGCAACGATACTGTCGGCAACCGTGGCTTTGGACATGCCCGCGATCGACACGATATCGCCCGCTTCGGCCACATCAATGGCCTGCTGGCTGAGGCCGCGAAACGCCATGATCTTGGTCACGCGGAAGTTTTCGATCAATTCGCCGTCGCGCGACAGGGCTTTGACCTGCTCACCCGCCTTGAGGCGGCCCGTTTCTACGCGTCCCGTCAGCATCCGACCGATAAACGGATCGGCCCCCAACGTAGTGGCCAGCATGGTGAACGGCTTATCAATATCGACCAGCTGCTTTGGCGCTTTGACATGCTCGACAATCAAATCGAACAACGCAGACAGATCCTTGCGCGGCCCGTCCAGCTCCATATCGGCCCAGCCATTGCGGCCAGAGGCATACATGGACGGGAAATCAAGCTGATCATCATCCGCACCCAGGTTGGCAAAAAGGTCGAAACATTCATCCAGCGCGCGGTCCGGTTCTGCGTCTGCCTTGTCGACCTTGTTCAGCACCACAATCGGGCGCAAGCCCAATGCAAGCGCCTTGGAGGTCACAAATTTCGTCTGTGGCATCGGTCCTTCAGCAGCATCCACCAGCAGCACAACACCATCGACCATCGACAGGATGCGTTCCACTTCGCCACCGAAATCGGCGTGGCCGGGGGTATCCACGATGTTGATGCGCACACCTTTCCATTCCACCGAGGTGGGTTTGGCAAAGATGGTAATGCCGCGTTCACGCTCAAGGTCATTACTGTCCATGGCGCGCTCGGTGGTCGCCTGATTATCCCGGTACGTACCGGATTGTTTCAGCAGTTCGTCGACCAGCGTCGTCTTGCCGTGGTCAACGTGTGCGATGATTGCGATGTTGCGCATGTCCATGGGATCGGCCTTTTAAAGGGAGTTGCCGCGCCCATACCGTGCGGGTGCAGCAAAGGCCAGTAAAAAAACTTATTCCGCCGCGTCCGCGTTCGCATCCTTGCTGTCTGTGCCGCCTCGGGTCAGCGGCAGCGGTTCTTTGAAGGTCAGCGTGCGATAGGGGAAGGGGATTTCGATGCCCGCCTCGTCCAGCGCGCTTTTGACGGCGGCCACCACCTTGTCCCGGCTCGACCTGATGTCGATGGGCCGCGATCCGGTCCACCATGTAACCTCAAAATTGATCGCGCTGTCGGCAAATTCCTGTGCAAAAATCTCGACATCGCGCACATCGTCGCGCACCGCATCAACGCTGCGCACGGCGTCTGCGATGACCTCGCGGGCGGCATCGACATCTTCACTATAAGCGACGCCACAAATGATCGTTGTCCGGCGCACGTCACGGGCGGTGCGGATTGTGACGGGGTTCTTGAAAAACATTGCATTGGGCGCGACCACCAATTGGCCATCGGTCTGACGCACATGGGTGTCGCGGATGGTGATCTCTTCGACCTGGCCTTCGATGTCCTCACAGTCAATATAATCGTCGATCGAAAAAGGTTCGCGCAGCAACAGCAGCACACCCGCGAGAAAATTCTCGAATACGTCCTTGAACGCAAAACCGATGGCAACGCCACCAACACCAAGTGCGGTCAGCGCCTTGCCCGGCGTGATGGTGGGAAAGGCGATGGTGACTGCAATCAACACGCCAAACAGCCAGATGCCGACCGTGATCAGCATCATGATCACATCTACAAGCGCACGCCGCATGCGCGCACGTTTGAGCGACCGGGGCAAAATCCATTTCAGAACCTTGATCAAAGCCCAGATGAAGATGAGAAACAGAAACGCGAGGATCAATTGAGGCAGCAGCGCCCAAAACCCTGTGGCGTATCCTTCAAGTTGATTGCGAAGCGGGTCGGGCAGGGACGCCCAAAGTGATCCAAATACCTCTGACATGGAAAGGCAACGCGCCACGCACGGCGCGGTTCCCCCTCAATGCGGTGTGGCGTCAGAAAACAGATGGATCACCGCAATACCGCAAATGATCAGCGCCAGACCCAGCACAGCGGGCAGATCAAGGCGTTGTCCAAAAACCGCAAATCCGATGATGGCAATCAGAATAATCCCCAAGCCGGACCAAAGCGCATAAACGACCCCCACAGGCATCACCTTGAGCGTCATCGACAGCAGATAGAAAGACACCGCATAGGCCAGAACAACCAGAATTGACGGCCAAAGACGGGTAAACTGCTGTGAGGCCTGCAGCGCGGTCGTGCCAATGGTTTCTGCCAGAACAGCGAGCGCAAGGATCAGATAAGCGGGCATGTGGAATCCCTCATAATGGCAATTGCGTGGTTTCTTTGATCTCTTCCATGACAAAGCTGGCCGAGACATCTGACAACGGCACCTTGCGGATCAGTGA
Protein-coding sequences here:
- a CDS encoding mechanosensitive ion channel family protein; its protein translation is MSEVFGSLWASLPDPLRNQLEGYATGFWALLPQLILAFLFLIFIWALIKVLKWILPRSLKRARMRRALVDVIMMLITVGIWLFGVLIAVTIAFPTITPGKALTALGVGGVAIGFAFKDVFENFLAGVLLLLREPFSIDDYIDCEDIEGQVEEITIRDTHVRQTDGQLVVAPNAMFFKNPVTIRTARDVRRTTIICGVAYSEDVDAAREVIADAVRSVDAVRDDVRDVEIFAQEFADSAINFEVTWWTGSRPIDIRSSRDKVVAAVKSALDEAGIEIPFPYRTLTFKEPLPLTRGGTDSKDANADAAE
- a CDS encoding ATP-binding protein yields the protein MLAFVLGIFAIVAPFRTATLGLTASAAALFTAAVVTQFLSGLRDRKQSNVFDVVADFIEKDTAPGIVATGDGRVISQNAAAKAQFKAANSQTLAKVLDTQFANPGGILFRLQARAAANGAAREDILTRSGHIRLSVHEMGPDGYVWRIEQIAERQAPRNAGDGVQLPMLMAGRGDVILFMNDAARLLMGARVKSLDRVFTALPVVPGTPIEITTAEGPKMALVAEVPAGAGRRALYLLPAPDGQDVGKGWQVFQELPVPMIKVAPDGAVLSFNRMAAKLIGVSLSTDVHLSQLMEGLGRSISDWLSDTLAGRSVQKSEFLRLSRTDREVFVQVTLNRITEEGKQALIAVLHDATELKSLEAQFVQSQKMQAIGQLAGGVAHDFNNLLTAISGHCDLLLLRHDQGDPDYGDLVQINQNANRAAALVGQLLAFSRKQTLRPETLDMRDTLADLTHLLNRLVGEKVTLTLSHDPVLKPIRADKRQLEQVLMNLVVNARDAMPAGGEIRIITECTKLSEPLVRDRVTVPAGQYVTVQVNDDGVGIPPDKLQKVFEPFFTTKRTGEGTGLGLSTAYGIVKQTGGFIFADSTLGIGTSFTLYFQVLDVQPPEVKPVIAKAPRSAPKHADGVILLVEDEAPVRAFASRALRLRGYTVLEADSAEAALKTLEDESLNIDVFVTDVVMPGMDGPSWVREALKDRPDVRVVFVSGYAEDSFGEEQTKIPNSVFLPKPFSLNDLTDTVHQQLH
- the typA gene encoding translational GTPase TypA; the encoded protein is MDMRNIAIIAHVDHGKTTLVDELLKQSGTYRDNQATTERAMDSNDLERERGITIFAKPTSVEWKGVRINIVDTPGHADFGGEVERILSMVDGVVLLVDAAEGPMPQTKFVTSKALALGLRPIVVLNKVDKADAEPDRALDECFDLFANLGADDDQLDFPSMYASGRNGWADMELDGPRKDLSALFDLIVEHVKAPKQLVDIDKPFTMLATTLGADPFIGRMLTGRVETGRLKAGEQVKALSRDGELIENFRVTKIMAFRGLSQQAIDVAEAGDIVSIAGMSKATVADSIVAQSVTDALPAQPIDPPTITVTFGINDSPLAGRDGKKVQSRVIRERLMKEAESNVAIKISDTPGGEAFEVAGRGELQMGVLIENMRREGFELSISRPQVLFRDIDGVRHEPIEEATIDVDDEYSGAVIEKITGPRKGELVEMKPAGAGKTRIVAHVPSRGLIGYHGEFLTDTRGTGVLNRVFHTWAPHKGPIPGRRAGVLISMENGTAVSYALWKLEDRGKFFIGAQTDVYQGMIIGEHSRENDLEVNPLKGKQLTNVRASGTDEAVRLTTPVTLSLEQAIAYVDDDELVEVTPNAIRLRKRYLDPHERKRMSKAS
- the alaS gene encoding alanine--tRNA ligase, which codes for MKTLNDIRSTFLTYFEKQGHSVQPSGPLVPRNDPTLMFANSGMVQFKNLFTGLETRDYNRATTAQKCVRAGGKHNDLDNVGYTARHHTFFEMLGNFSFGDYFKADAIAFAWELLIKDFGIDPTRLLVTVYHTDDEAADIWKKVANLPDERIIRIATDDNFWRMGPTGPCGPCTEIFYDHGDHIPGGPPGSPDEDGDRFIEIWNIVFMQNEQFADGTMRPLDMQSIDTGMGLERIGALLQGKHDNYDTDLFRSLIEASGHALGVDPFGTGNVHHRVIADHLRSTSFLIADGVMPANDGRGYVLRRIMRRAMRHAHLLGAKDPLMYKLVPALVQQMGSAYPELGRAQALITETLELEETRFKTTLERGLKLLEDEVSALPDGAVLPGDAAFKLYDTFGFPLDLTQDALREQGRGVDTAGFDTAMAAQKAKARAAWSGSGEAADATVWFDVADRHGTTDFLGYDTETAEGQIAAIILDGAIAGKASKGDSVQIALNQSPFYAESGGQVGDTGVIKTETGTVNVTDTRKTAGVFAHIGQVIEGEVEPGQDAVLTVDHARRTAIRANHSATHLLHEALRGVLGEHVAQRGSLNAADRLRFDFSHTKAMLPDELTKVEREVNAYIRQNAPVETRIMTPDDARALGAQALFGEKYGDEVRVVSMGQQAGSGKGADKTTYSLELCGGTHVRQTGDIGAFVLLGDSAISNGVRRIEALTGADAMMWLRDQQAALQRVSEALKTSVTDVPDRVRALIEERKSLSNEVAQLRRELAMSGGGAAPVEARDIGGVKFIAQVLTGVTGKDLPALVDEHKAKLGSGVVLLIADAGGKAAVASGVTDDLTGRISAVDVLKAAVAELGGKGGGGRPDMAQGGGQSAENAQAAIAAAETILKG
- the recA gene encoding recombinase RecA, coding for MATADLLTMDSKKNAEKQKALDSALAQIERQFGKGSIMKLGAEGAIQDITASSTGSLGLDIALGIGGLPMGRIIEIYGPESSGKTTLTLHCIAEQQKAGGVCAFVDAEHALDPQYAKKLGIDIDELLISQPDTGEQALEITDTLVRSGAVNMVVVDSVAALTPKSELEGDMGDSSVGVQARLMSQAMRKLTGSISRSNCMVIFINQIRMKIGVMFGSPETTSGGNALKFYSSVRLDIRRIGALKDRDEVVGNATRVKVVKNKVAAPFKQVEFDIMYGEGISKMGELLDLGVKVGVVDKSGSWFSYGDERIGQGRENAKQFLKDNEAMAMEIEDKIRAAHGLDFNGSEKEDIDILEA
- a CDS encoding DUF1330 domain-containing protein; translated protein: MGALWIAHVTVTDEEAYKKYAAGATVAIADHGGEFIARGGRFVQLEGKPRPRNVVARFPDVETAEKCYHSDAYQAALSHARGASERELMIIETSE
- a CDS encoding gamma-glutamyl kinase; the protein is MLVFFKERLAFLSMPKTGTTAYEMALAPRADMVISEPPMLKHAPVYRYNRFIRPMFLKVCDAELELMAVMREPVSWLGSWYRYRQRPFMKDKPNNTFGISFDEFVLAYMKGDKPGFADVGSQLNFMKSQPNGTGITHYFRYEDQPRLQAFLKERLHVELSLTQENVSPQMDLNLSADVEMRFKRKFADEFALYDSIG
- a CDS encoding RsmB/NOP family class I SAM-dependent RNA methyltransferase, giving the protein MTPGARVAAAIEVLDDMAGGLAAEQALTRWARRSRFAGSKDRAAIRDHVFDVLRTRKTAAYYGGSDTARALMIGLLHHQRADIASLFDAQGHAPSPLSEAEANFPDPPTDPQILWNLPDWVIPLFQTSLGDGAAAAALALQSRAPITLRVNLAKITRAEAQEMLREQGIETTDNPLANSALTVNQGARQIRNSAAYSEGYVELQDAASQAVVAALPRGGKVLDYCTGGGGKALALAMDTSRQVFAHDIDTSRMADLPTRTARAAAGVVQVETDDLSTHAPYDVVLCDAPCSGSGAWRRAAEGKWILTPDRLQSLTQIQDGILDKAAALTAPNGVLAYATCSVFKSENEDRVDAFLARNPGWQTVFSHRYAVDDHGDGFFTAHLTRA